GAAGAAAACAGGATATGGCGACAAAAAGCTAGAAGGACCAAACCGTCCGGCAGAATGACCCAAAATCCTAACGCGACTTCGAAGAACCAGGAGCTGGATTAATGAACAAAAAGCAAGGAGATTCCTTGCTTTTTTGTTTGGTTCAGTCACTGGTGAATAACTCCTTCATTGAAATCATAGCATGCAATTGTTTTTGTTTTTTTTTGTACCACTGTGTCAGATGAACAGGATGCCTGTGGTTGAGGTCCTGGCTGAACCATTTTTTTCGCAGTCCCCTCTCTTTATACCAGTCACCTTGCCTATGGAAATGATGCTGGATGATGGGGTATGTGCAGCGAAGGAATGGAGTATCTCTTTTTTTCTGATTAACAAAGTATTGTTCATAGTCATGTCTTGAAGCAGTATGCTCCGTATGGATCGCAAATTCTAAAAATAATGGATAGTATCGCTGGTCAAATAAAATGGATGCAAGCCGCTTGCCAAGGTTGATTCTTTTACTGACAGACTTGAATCCATTCACACTTGCTCCGTAAAGTTCTCCCTCGCACGTCGGAAAAAGGACAGTACTGAAATGCAAATGGTCTTCAAAGGAAAACATCATGGTATTGAAGACTCTTTTCTTGTATATCGGATGCTGAATGACAGGATTATGAATCACGTTTTGTTCATTAATGATCAAAGCAGTCATCAGCCTCTTCTTATCTCCATGTTCCCAAAATACCTTCCATTCCTTTTCCATGAAAGTTGAAACATCGAGGAATTTCAGCAAGTGAAACATTGGTAAGCTTTTTTTCGTCGAATAAGAGTATAAAAGGAGCTGAGAATAGGCATCGCGGAAAATCAGCCAATTCGCCCTTTCATATGTGAGGAACAATCGCTTACGGATAGGAGGATCCAGGAACTTCGAGAACCAGTCTCCCTCCAGGTCGCACATATTATAACCGCCATTCCTTGAAACCATGCTGGCGAGGAACGCCCAGATCATTTCTGGATATTCCAGATAGAAATCAAGATAGGCACTTGTTCTTGAGATATTATCCAGATTGTTTTCATCTGTTTGCAGCCTGATCCTTTCTATGAGCTCGGTTTCATGGTCAAGCAGCTGGTGAAATTGAGGATTTTGGGTTATTGACACACCTTTTCTCTTCCTTTTCTATAGGTTCTTTATAGGGTGAATTGAAATGAGGCTTTTTATTCAACCAAAGTCCGTCGATATTTGGTATGATATAGAGTAGTCTGCGAGGTGGTTAGCTTGATTTTCAATTATCCAAATGGGAAAAAATATGCTCCAAATACAAATAAAGAGCCGGCAAAAAAAGCCAGGATGCAGAAAAACGCAGCCTATAGTAATAGAGGTATGACGTTAGAGGAGGACCTGAATGATACAAACTCCTACTATCTTGACCGCGGCATAGCGGTAATCCATAAAAAGCCTACACCTGTCCAGATCGTTAATGTGGATTACCCACGCAGGAGTGCAGCTGTTATAAAAGAGGCATACTTTAAACAAGCTTCTACTACAGACTATAATGGAGTTTACAGAGGTAAATACATTGATTTTGAAGCAAAAGAGACAAAGTTTTCAACATCATTTCCTTTGAAAAACTTTCACGAACACCAAATAGTCCATATGAAAGCCGTGCTTGAGCAAGGAGGCATATGTTTTGTGATTCTCCGCTTCTCAACCGAGGAAGAGATCTACCTGCTTGAAGCCAGCCATTTGCTTATTTTTTGGGAAAGAATGATCACAGGCGGCAGGAAGTCAATCACAAAGGAAGAGGTCATCGAATCGGGCCACCAGATCCCTCTTGGCCTTCATCCAAGGATTGACTATATAAAAGTTATCGATTATCTTTATAAACTTAGTTAGTTTTTTTATTGCGAGAAAGGAATGAACTATATATGGCACAGAAACCTCAAACTAGGGAGGAGCGCCGAAGACAGCAGGCAGCCAAGAGTAAGAAAACAAAAAGCAAGAAAGCGAATAAAGGAATGTTCAAGAAAATTTTCCTTACGCTGATTGCCCTTGGCATAATTGGCATGCTGACCGGAATCGCCACCTTTGCATTCATGATACAGGATACACCAAAACTTGATGAAAGCTTGCTCAAAGATCCTATATCCTCCAAAATCTATGATAAAGACAAAGAGCTTGTAACAGAAGTAGGGTCGCAGAATAGGGACTATGTTGCCTATGAAGATATACCAAAGCTAGTGGAAAACGCGTTTTTAGCGACAGAGGATGTAAGATTCTATAAACATAATGGAATCGACGTCATCCGTCTTGGAGGCGCCGTTCTGGCGAACATAACGGATGGATTTGGATCCGAAGGTGCTTCCACAATCACACAGCAGGTTGTCAAAAACTACTTCCTTGGCTTTGAAAAAACGATCTCAAGGAAGGCACAGGAAGCATGGCTTGCCTACCAGCTCGAACAGAAATATACAAAAGAGCAAATCTTTGAAATGTATGTAAATAAGATCTATATGTCTGAGAATATGCATGGAGTCCTGACAGCATCAAAAACTTACTTCGGCAAAGACCTAAGCGAGCTTGAGCTTCATGAAGCCGCCCTGCTTGCAGGTATGCCGCAGAGTCCTAATAATTACAACCCTTTTACAAACCCTGGAAACGCTGAAAAGAGAAGGAACACAGTATTATATCTGATGCATCAGCATGGTTTC
The window above is part of the Mesobacillus jeotgali genome. Proteins encoded here:
- a CDS encoding DUF2515 domain-containing protein encodes the protein MTQNPQFHQLLDHETELIERIRLQTDENNLDNISRTSAYLDFYLEYPEMIWAFLASMVSRNGGYNMCDLEGDWFSKFLDPPIRKRLFLTYERANWLIFRDAYSQLLLYSYSTKKSLPMFHLLKFLDVSTFMEKEWKVFWEHGDKKRLMTALIINEQNVIHNPVIQHPIYKKRVFNTMMFSFEDHLHFSTVLFPTCEGELYGASVNGFKSVSKRINLGKRLASILFDQRYYPLFLEFAIHTEHTASRHDYEQYFVNQKKRDTPFLRCTYPIIQHHFHRQGDWYKERGLRKKWFSQDLNHRHPVHLTQWYKKKQKQLHAMISMKELFTSD
- the recU gene encoding Holliday junction resolvase RecU is translated as MIFNYPNGKKYAPNTNKEPAKKARMQKNAAYSNRGMTLEEDLNDTNSYYLDRGIAVIHKKPTPVQIVNVDYPRRSAAVIKEAYFKQASTTDYNGVYRGKYIDFEAKETKFSTSFPLKNFHEHQIVHMKAVLEQGGICFVILRFSTEEEIYLLEASHLLIFWERMITGGRKSITKEEVIESGHQIPLGLHPRIDYIKVIDYLYKLS